The genomic DNA GAAGACAAAGCAGGGAAGCCGGCCAAAGAAGAGAACCCGATACCGtaagaagcaaaagaagccaGAATGCTGACAAACTAGGAAATATGCcttatctttccttttctggtCGATGTGACAAGCCACTATTGTCTTCACTCTGACACCTGTGCTATCGCCAAAAACGCGTCATATGGATCTGCATGGCGAGAACGTTTGCATCTGTGGTCTGCATAGAGTGTAACTTActtgctcctcttccttcagGCACACATATTAGACATTCTCTGAGCGAAGTCTCGGTAAGTCGCCACTGTTTGTGAAGATCATGGCTCATCCCCCTAGGCATCAGGCTTTACCTGCCCCCTCCCCTTGTCTAGGCTCTCCACTGTGAACCTTCtctcctttgcaagaaggtGAGTTGCAGATACGTCCCCTATGGCCCTATCTAAATATGCTCCTGATTGAGTTTCCTTCCTAACCCCCCCGATTCCTGGTGGGTACTACTGATCCAAGCTAGAGCAATGCGTTTATAGGATGTCTTCCGCGATATCTGCTAAGCCAACCACTGTTGATGCACCCTGCATACTTATTTTCTTGGACTCTTGGCCCAGATAGCCTTCCACATCAAATGGAAGGGTAATGATTGTCAGCCTGAAGCCCTGAATGTTTTATGGTGGTCCTTCACATGTGTATGGCGGCTCTGCCGTCTGATATAAAGTATCTATGGCTCCAGCGATATCTCGTTGTTTCAGTCGGACAATTTTATTCTCTGATCCAAATCTTTCTCTCTTGTTTCCTTTTTGCAGGCCCTGCATTGTGCATCCATTCTTTCAGGTACATTTAGGCTGATCTTTACCATCTCTGCTTCGAGCTCTTCACTAGATTCATCTTTGGGGTGTCTGTGGGTTTTCTGTAATGGAGTCAGAGCATTGACAGATCATCTATACACACTCTCTCATCCGGATAGGATCCTGTCTTGTGTTTCTTGTCCTACCACATATTCACTAAGCTTGACATAGATTTCCTTGTTTGCATTTCATACTCTTTCCATACCCGTACCAGGGCCGAGCACCTCGCAGCCACGATGTTCAacgatcatgatcatgttcCACCAACATCATCACAGTCGGATTCTGGCTTTTTTGAACAAGAAATGAAGAAATCTCCTCGACTAAGCCTTCGTGAGCGCCTACGGCACTTCACCTGGGCGTGGTATACCTTGACGATGAGTACCGGTGGACTGGCTCTTCTGATTGCTAGTCAGCCGTATACCTTCAATGGCATGAAGGGCATCGGGATGGTCGTTTATATCCTCAATCTTCTGTTATTCGCTCTTGTCTGTTCTTTGATGGTGCTGAGATTCGTTTTGCATGGCGGTTTCCTTGACAGCTTGCGCCACCCTCGCGAGGGTCTCTTCTTCCCTACCTTCTGGCTATCCATTGCAACGATCATCACTGGCTTGCATCGTTACTTCGGCTCCGACGACCTAGAGTCGTACCTCATCGCACTCGAAGTCCTCTTCTGGGTCTACTGTAGTTGCACCCTCGCCACAGCTGTGATCCAGTACTCATTCCTCTTTGCCGCCCACTCCTACGGCCTGCAGACAATGATGCCATCATGGATCCTACCAGCCTTCCCCATCATGCTCAGCGGAACCATCGCCTCGGTCATCAGCGAATCCCAGCCCGCGCGATCCGCGATCCCCATCATCACTGCCGGCGTTACCTTCCAGGGCCTCGGCTTCTCAATCAGCTTCATAATGTACGCCCACTACATCGGCCGACTCATGCAGTCAGGGCTTCCCTGCCGCGAACACAGACCAGCCATGTTCATTTGCGTGGGGCCTCCGTCTTTCACCGCGTTGGCGCTAGTAGGGATGGCCAAGGGCCTGCCCGACGAATTCAAGATAATCAAAGACGCACACGTCGAGGACGCCCGGATCCTCGAGCTGATGGCTATTATCGTCGGCGTGTTCCTGTGGGCCCTGAGTCtctggttcttcttcattgccTTTGTTGCTGTCGTCCGGTGCCGGCCCACTGCGTTCCACCTTAGCTGGTGGGCCATGGTCTTCCCCAACACTGGGTTCACGCTGGCCACTATTACCCTGGGGAGGGCATTGGGGAGCCCTGGCGTCTTGGGCGTCGGCTCGGCCATGTCGGTCGGTGTTGTCTGCATGTGGGTCTTCGTTTTCGTCTACCACATTCGTGCTGTCATCAGGCAAGACATCATGTACCCGGGCAAAGACGAGGATGTGCTAGATTAAATGCCACCCTCACACAATCACTCTGTCAATGACCTTCAACTGCTGCCGTCTCTCAaaatttctttctttgacATACTTTTTCGCGTTGTGTCTACCGTCCTGTTCGAAAGGAACTCCTCCATTTACCTCGCCTctgcctttctttttctttcttcatgTTCGGTGAATTTTGCCTTCAACGCTTTGATCGGCGTATACTGCATTCCAAAAGGCGTTGGGGTCCACGAGTCAGTCTCATTCTCTCAGAGTCCATTTTCTGTTCAGCGCAAATGCCAGCACATTCATGTTTAGTGTACGCAAGCCCTTTTTAGAGTATATATGCATGAATTCATGTTATTCGGTTTCTCGCTAGAGCCTGCTACTACTTGAAGATGCCTAGATGTATATATCAGTGCAATCATATCACAAGCTAATTTGTTCATATATACACAATGCTGGCAAAAGCCCCTTACCGTACATCCACAGTCCAAATACATCCCCACGGCGGCTTGCTGGTAATGATGCCTTCTAGGCCTTAAGAGTCCTGTAGGCTCAGCACGTTGCATTGGAACCACTCCAAACTTTCCATTAATTCTCACAGCCTCTAGTCAGTACGAGCACATTCCCAAGGCAATCTTTCAGCTTTGGGCTTACACTTGCAATCTCAAAAAGCTGAGGGTGTGCCAGGAACCTCTGAGACAATTAGCAAACACACCCCACGAACAATAAGGCTGGCCCACATATTAAATGATGCAGTGAAGCGAAGATACTTCTAGCCAGCCTGTGAAATTTATAGTTCAAAGAAACAGCAGAGACATGCAAATTTACATACAAGCTCTGTCAGTTACTGGATCAGCCCACGGTGCCAGGGACACTGCTCAGAGGAAAGGGGAcggggagggagggagaTATACGGCCTGCGCTGTCAAGCCTTCATGACGCGCAGTTTGAAATGACCAGCTTCTGGTTGAAACGAGGAAGTTGGAAACCTGCAGCAAGGTAACTTACAGGGGCCACTATAGAGAGACATGGGAGATAGGTAGGAGGAAGGATGTGAAGCCGGCGAAGATGAGCATCTCGAGAGGGCAGAGAAAGCGTGGTTCATGCTGAGAAACATGAATGGGAAGAACAGCGcaggagaggaaaagaagaaggtagGCTGTCACGGGCAGGGGCAAGTGGAAGgggaggaaagaaaggagagaggaggaaagggaagcAGCTGCCTTTTTGTGCTGCACTGGTGGCGGACTATGACCCTCAGGGAACCGCTGCAGATAAGGAAGGCACGATCCAACTGCGGTACTGATTAGGTAGCATCATGTTGCCCAGCCTGAAAGATCACTGCGCTGGGAACTGGTCCAGCATAGGTATTGTTGCCTAAGATTGTGACGAAAAAAGACATGTCAGAGCGACAAGGTGCGCAGAACACGGTCATCATGAGTCGTTGATCATCCGGTCCTGCTTTGACAGAGAGGCCCAGGACATAGTGAGTTCTTCCATACCCCTCCAGCTTCAAGAATCTCGAGCTTCGTTCAGGCCGACGTCCAGTAGTGAGAGTATTGCTTGCGTCTCTGGAGCAGGAGACGCTTCCGCATCGCCATACGTATTCTAACAGAAGCGAGGAACAGTAAAATGGAGAATTCAGATACAAACGTGATAAGGCTTTGGTCGGTGATATCGAATGGTAAGATGTGCAGGATCTGCATGCATGATAGTTCTATGGATCTATATACAAGCATAAGTGCGCTATTATCACGGTTTCCCGGAACACCAGAAACGCCTCTTCGTTGAATTCCATCTCAATTTGCCCTGGCCAAGTGTCCAGGAACAACTTGGGTAGCCGAAACATGGGTATAGTGCGACGCAAAAGTTGAACAACCCTTCAAAACTTTTGTTACCCTCGCCAAACACCTCAAAATATTGATCGTCCTGCTAAAGACCTTAGTTGTCCGAAGTACAACTAACCTCGTACTGTATGCCAACCACACATGACAGAACCAGGCGAGCGATGACGTTTTCGTTACACTCGGGGCAGTTCACTCAACTTTGATGCACACCTGGGTAGAGCATCTCCCAAGCAGATCCGGTGGCTTGTTACCGGGGAATGATTGGAACAAAAGTATCATGTGTGCGCGGAACTGGTATACTGGTTCGGAGGTGCAGAGAAGCCTCCAAATGGTGGGTGAGCCCCGTGTTGATAACTGCATGACCGAGCATATGCAGCAGATAGTCATATGCCACCAAGTCATGTTGTTGCCGTGATCAAGCAACCTTCCGACCAACGTTACCGATACCTCGTCCAACCACGCTCACGATAACGTCCCCTTGCTCGTTCTCACCAGTGGCATCTCGTAGACCCCAACCGGGGGCACCAAACTTGGCCAAATCTCTAGCCAGCTGGATGATGCTCTCATCGGCAATCACTTCCCGTCCAAATTGAAGTCGACCAACGTCCTCCGACCCCATAGTCATCAAGCCCAGCATGGTGGAAGCTGCAGCCGGGGCAACGCATCCGCCTTTTGAGATAGTTTCCAGAAGCTGGTAGGCACATTGCTTTCCAATATCCTCCGGTGCCTGCCCACCCGCAGGTGGCGAGGCGACGTCAGCGGAGTACAAGCAGCCAGTCGAAGACTCCGCGACCAGGGACAAACCGAATCCAAGaccgatcttcttctttgcggATGGGTTGTTCCTGTCAGGGACCAGCGGCGCAGACGACACATCGGAGAAAATGTAGGTGTCGGGAACGAGAGGATTGAGAATGCCACGAGCTACATCAATCATCCTGGCATTGTTGGAGGCTGAAACACCCACCGAGTACGCCACGCCACGAACCTTCTTGACTCTGCCCGGGTTCATCAAGTGCAGTGTTTTCGGAAGGCGTACTTGGTGACCGAAAACTAACTGAACCTCTCCACCGCCTCCCCTGCCGTTCGGTCCGGGGTTAGACCGGCGGAGAACACGAAGTTCGATGTTGTTGAAGATACCGAACTGGTTGTAAAGCGGAAGGATTGCAGTGCGGACGCTGTCCACGGACATGTCCCCAGTGGGTGTGGCGGATGTAATAACGCCAGGACCAGTGAAGAGGACCTTGATCGGCGCCTTAGAGAATGGCGCGAGGAGACAAAGAGGTATTAAGAAGTAGCTGACGCCTCGAGTGCATCCTGCCGGGAGCTCATGCCGAATAACACCTCCGGTGGTGACCCCGTTGCCTGCAATGCCTCCAGTGATCAGACCAGGCTTGTAAACAACGATGGTTCCCGTGTATGAAATTTCTATCTGAGAGCCATTTGTGACAGCTTCCAAGAGACGCAGAAACGAGATTTCGTGGGGAGCAAGACCGGGATTCGTGGGAGACGAAGGACGGATTTGGGAGATATGGACTGCGCGACCGGTCAAGGTTGAAAAGACCAATCGGTTTACGAAATTCTTGTGGCCGGTAAACCGAAGGGGAGGCTGAGATGTTGTCGCCATGATTGCTGGATTGGAGATCTTCCGATATCCTGTCGTCGATATCAGAAGCTGATTCTCTCAGTCCCAAGAAGTGTGGATAATTTTGATAAAAAGTGAAAATCTCTCGGGGAGACGATCTTCCTTTCCGGGTGCGCTGCTTATCTATCTCCGGCTATCTCCGCCTGATCGGATGATGCATTGACTTCGGTAGTTGCTTGATATTCAATCAGGTATATGACTGTAAGAATCAGATCTCACAGGTTGTCGATTAAAAGTCTGACTGGCATCAGAAAGGCCtctgaaggaagaaaaaaaagctcGCGACAATGCTGCCCCCAGCTCTGAATATCCCGAAATGGTATTTCCTACCACAAGTCCCTTCCAAACCGCCTACCCCTCCCCCACTTCCGAAGGGCCATCTCCCGATACGAAACCATGAGAGCACTTACAATCCAGATAATGACCAGGCTACAGGCTCGAAGAAAACTCGCATCTCCTTCAGCCACCGGTGAATAATTACTGCGTCTATcacccctcctcccccgcGACAGCCGGATACACGGTCATGATCGTTGGGGGACCAAATGCCCGCACGGACTATCATATCAACACGACCCCAGAATTCTTCTATCAGTATCGAGGCTCTATGCTTCTAAAGACAGTTGATACGTCAGTCTCTCCTCCTGTCTTCCAGGATATCCCCATCCATGAAGGATCGATCTTCCTCCTGCCCGCCAACACCCCGCACTGCCCTGTCCGGTTCAAGGACACTGTTGGTGTGGTGATGGAACAGCCTCGGCCCAAAGATGCGGTTGATACGATGCTGTGGTTCTGCAAGAAGTGCGGGGAGGTTGTCTGGGAGAAGCGGTTTGTGTGTACGGATTTGGGGACACAGGtgaaggaggtggtggaggaatTTGCTGCTGATCAGGAGAAGCGGACTTGCAAGGCATGTGGGACCATTGCTGAAACGAGATATCAGGAAGGCGAGGTTGTACAGCCGCCTAGGTTTCTGGAGTGATTGGGCTTCTACTTTCTAACATGTAAGCGGGACGAAGACAAGACCCCGGGGCAACCGAATAATGAGTAAGTAATGTACTATATGTGGTTGTTCAAGTGTTGTATTCTGACAATCTCCAATTTGTACATTGATTTGATGAGGTAGATGAGGTAGACACAGGTCGTTGGCCCAAATGCGCTGTGAGTAGAGGAGTAGCTGGAAACTGCAACTCGCTTGGGCGCATCATGTAATACTGGCTGAAGCATAGCGGGAATAAAAGATGGGCCGAGTTTCTGCGATCCTGCGAGAAGTGTTTGTAAGAACAGGGTCTATTGAGCCCGAAAGGAAGTACAGTAAGAATACAAAAGAGGGTGAAATGAGAGGAAAGAGCTGGCAACAGGCGAGTCAGAAAGAGTGAGGGCTCAAAGAGCCATGAAGGTACTAACACAAGCGTTGAATAAGGTCTCGTCTTGAGGCTGAATCTTTAATGGCAAGGCTGGGCTTCACAGGGTCATGACAGCGAGCCCCCAAAAAGGAGATTATAAAAAGTGCGAAAACCGCAGTCTAGGGCAACAGGCACATGGCGTTGCCAGAATAGAAAGTATGCAGAAGTATTAATAGGTTTTGGCAATGCGCCGAAAGGAGAAACCCGCTCAGACATCAAGGACAGGAGAGATAGGTGATCGTCCAACATGAGCCACCATCGGCAGCATCCCGACGCAACGGCCGCTGCTCACTCATCAAAAGGGCAATCAATGCTTTCATGACCGTCCCTCTCACAGAGGGCACACCACTTCGTTTCATCAATCACTCCACTAGCCTTCCCTGCAACAGGAGCCATAGAAGCGGTGAGACCTCCACTGATACCCTTCAGCCCCTCCAGGACGGCGTCTCGTCCTGTCTTTTGAGGGGTGGCGCTAACCTCGTCCTTTAACGGAGAGGATTCTCCGGCGATGGAAGTCCCGGGGGTCGACTTGCTGTCCACAGAAGCCTCGTGGTGTGACTGCTCAACGGGGCGTACATGCTCGTTCTTGGTTTCGGCACCAAGGATGTTCGTGCAGCTCAGAATATCGTGACCGCCGGTTTCGCAAATCTCACACCACAAGGAATTGCCATCATCAGAGCGGCCATCGGACTCATGCATGGTCTCCAAACGGTGGCGCGAGGAGTTCGAAGCTCCTCGGTGGTGCGAGCCAAACGGCTGATACTGATTTTCACCATGAGGTTGCTCTTGCCAGTCATTAGGGACCACTGTGCGGTCAGACAGTCGATGAGCATGGTTGATAGTGTTCGCGGTCCCGACATATCCAGCAGAGTTCGATGGTTTATGGGGAGGCGCTGGAGCGCTGATCGTGGAGCTGCGAGTACGGCTTTCGTTGCTAAGCCGCAACTGCTGTAACTCGCGCTCAAGCTCCTCAATGCGATAGTTCTTGCTCTCGGTTGCATGCTCAAATTCCTGAATACGCTGTTCCAGACGAGCGATGTGTTCGGAATCATGGTCCTGTCGAGAACTTGCAAGCCCATTCTGAAGGCCAGGGAAGTTCGGGTCGCCCCTGCTCAATGAatggatgatggctttgAGGCCGCGGATCTCGTCGTCTTTCTGGTCTAGTTCCTTCGAGTACTGCCGGCCTCCGTCTCCGCCTGAATGGGCTTCCCTCAACATGGCGCTGGAATGTTCGCGCTCTTTTTTCAGCTCAAGCTTTGTTCTTTCCACCTCTCCTCGTAGAAACTCGACCTCAGCCCGCGCTTCCGCCTCGCCACGTCTTGCGTCTTCCAGGCCCTCTTCTAGCTCCGAAACCAGCTCTTCCAACTGCTTCAGCTGCCTGGCAACGGCCTCGACATCCTCCCCTCGGTCTTGTAGCTCTTTATTCTGCTGCATGAGTTCGTCCAGGCGCTGCTCGTAGACCCGCTCGGTCTCGGACGCGGCTATCTCTAGCGTATCAAGGGTGCTTCTGAAGTCGGCTCGATGTAGATCGAATTCTGCTGTCAACTGAGCAATCCTCTCATTCTTCTCCCGCAGCTGGGCCCTGATGGACAGAGCATCCGAGCCTTCTAGGTCCTCAATTGTCCTTTGGAATTCTGCAAGTGTATTTGCCTGTTCCTCTAGTTGCTTATCGCGATCCAGTAGTTGCTTTTCCAGGCTCTTGATCTGATCTTTCAATTCCTGCACCTCCGACGCCATCGAGCTGCGATGGAAGTCGGAAGTCCTGACTGAGGACAAGTCATCGTCCATGCTCATGCGGGAGGGAGTCCTATCGGATGCGCGAGACGGAGCTTTAACCGGACTTCGAGGATAGCCATTGGGACTCGGCCCTGCTCGAGAAGCGGTGGATGGAGTACGAAGACCGGCAAGGCTAAGCTTGGAGGGAGGCGGACCACGCGGCGACTCAGGGCGAGGTAAAGAGGGTCGTCTTACTCGTGGACGAGGTACTGCAGGACTGGGACCGACAGATTTGCTGAAATTGATCGGTCGCGAAGGCGTCGGAGGGGCGGTGGTCACAGTAGGGGCGGATGTGGAGGATCGCTTCGTGACATAGCGATTGTTGTTCATGGGAACAAAGATGCCGGAACCAGGGACAGTGGTCTTGAAATACTTTCTTCCTTCCACATCTCCATTGTTCTTGCCTCTCTTGGCGTGCTCCGGAGCCAGTTCGATCCCAGCGAACCTGCCTTGTTTTCCGGCAACGCTGCCCAGGTAGCGGACCGTCCCATACATGCCCCCGGGAACGTTCACAACGTCGCCAACCTGGATATCGTCGAGAGGCGCCATGGCGATGGAGTTCGAGATTTGAGAGAGAGCGGCCTCAAAGTGCTCGAATTGACGAACGCGACCAGAGCGGAAAACTGAAGGGGTCCAGAAATCCAGAAGGAACACAAGTcaggaggggaaaaggaaaagagcgGCATTAAAGGGATGATGCGGTGCAAGGGCAGAACAGACACGAGTGGAGCTCCTGCACTTTAGATCATTGACTGATCATTGATTGAAATTTGATAGGAGCAGATAAGTTTTCATGGCTCTCCTGTCAGCCAACAATGGACTGTTAACAGTTTTAAGGGGCCTGACGGAGGAGTTCCTTATTATTTTCCCAGTTGGGCAGAGAAGAagcccgaagaagaagaatgaaaagaACGGGAGCTAATTGGCAAAAAGGGAATGACGAATGGTGTTTTAGAGATAGTTAGGAGAGGATTGATGTCGAGACATCGATCACTGACAACTGCACTGATAATCTGATCATGATGCTTCCCTTGTTATGTATCAACAACTTCTACGGAATACTAAAATAGCCGTTATGATGTCCAATAATGATGATAACAAACAACGAAGACACGAACCATGGGTTTATCTACTGGGTACTCCGAACTCGTAGTATTCTTACTATGTGCTGCTCCACAGTGCCCATGCGTAATCAATCCAACTAACTCCACGGCTGTAAGGCAAAATGTTGCCCTTTAGTCTCTGAAGATATCCTATTGTCCATAAGACATTTCACCACCTCTCCATTCCAACCTTACTGCGACACATGCTCAACTAAGACATCGGAGACACTACTCTGACAGCAGTGACCATCCCCGACGCTAACAATTAACTACCTTGCAGTTCTCCTGATAAACACCTCTCCGGTTCGTCCACCTGGCACCTTCATCTCCCACGATTCTCTCCTCGCGTTCCTTATCCTTGCTCCGTTTCCAGCCTCGAGGCCACTTGTCTTTGATCATTATCCAATCTCGCTTCCCGACTTCCATTCACTGGCACGAAGTACGTGATTGCTGCACAGTGAGACAGTGGAACCACGCACGTCGACGATTCCGTAGGAGGCACTTGTGCGACAACTGAAGATTGATGAGTTGGGGGGGGATCACGGAAAGATCATAATTTCATATGATATAGAGTCGGTCGCGACAGCTTCCCTGGTTCGGCGCGCAAGATGGCTCAGTATTTCTTTGATCTGCTCTACAACTTTACAGATTGCATGTGCTGCTTTCCGAGCACGCCGCAGTTGAAAATCAACAATCGTAGCTTCAAATTATTACGGCTTCTTGGTGAAGTAAGTCAGTCGGGTCTCCAGACCATGTTATTCTTTGTTATTCCTCCTCAACTGACATTGCTGACTCTACTAGGGTGGATTTTCCTACGTTTACCTTGTCCAAGATAAGGCGACATCGGAGCTCTTCGCCTTGAAGAAAATCCGGTGTCCATTCGGCCAAGAATCTGTATCACAAGCTTTGAAAGAGGTCGAAGCCTACAGCCTATTCACATCACAACCGAACATCATCCATTCGATAGACCATTGCGTATCTACGGACTCGGGCTCAAAGTTTCGTTCCGATGGCGGCGAACCAGGATCGAAAACCGTCTACATCCTGCTCCCCTACTACCAACGCGGGAATCTTCAAGATGCAATCAATGCAAATCTCGTGAATCATACTCGGTTTCCCGAAAA from Aspergillus fumigatus Af293 chromosome 8, whole genome shotgun sequence includes the following:
- a CDS encoding CAP-Gly domain containing linker protein BIK1; the encoded protein is MAPLDDIQVGDVVNVPGGMYGTVRYLGSVAGKQGRFAGIELAPEHAKRGKNNGDVEGRKYFKTTVPGSGIFVPMNNNRYVTKRSSTSAPTVTTAPPTPSRPINFSKSVGPSPAVPRPRVRRPSLPRPESPRGPPPSKLSLAGLRTPSTASRAGPSPNGYPRSPVKAPSRASDRTPSRMSMDDDLSSVRTSDFHRSSMASEVQELKDQIKSLEKQLLDRDKQLEEQANTLAEFQRTIEDLEGSDALSIRAQLREKNERIAQLTAEFDLHRADFRSTLDTLEIAASETERVYEQRLDELMQQNKELQDRGEDVEAVARQLKQLEELVSELEEGLEDARRGEAEARAEVEFLRGEVERTKLELKKEREHSSAMLREAHSGGDGGRQYSKELDQKDDEIRGLKAIIHSLSRGDPNFPGLQNGLASSRQDHDSEHIARLEQRIQEFEHATESKNYRIEELERELQQLRLSNESRTRSSTISAPAPPHKPSNSAGYVGTANTINHAHRLSDRTVVPNDWQEQPHGENQYQPFGSHHRGASNSSRHRLETMHESDGRSDDGNSLWCEICETGGHDILSCTNILGAETKNEHVRPVEQSHHEASVDSKSTPGTSIAGESSPLKDEVSATPQKTGRDAVLEGLKGISGGLTASMAPVAGKASGVIDETKWCALCERDGHESIDCPFDE
- the bna1 gene encoding 3-hydroxyanthranilate 3,4-dioxygenase, translated to MLPPALNIPKWLEENSHLLQPPVNNYCVYHPSSPATAGYTVMIVGGPNARTDYHINTTPEFFYQYRGSMLLKTVDTSVSPPVFQDIPIHEGSIFLLPANTPHCPVRFKDTVGVVMEQPRPKDAVDTMLWFCKKCGEVVWEKRFVCTDLGTQVKEVVEEFAADQEKRTCKACGTIAETRYQEGEVVQPPRFLE
- a CDS encoding tellurite-resistance/dicarboxylate transporter family protein, producing MFNDHDHVPPTSSQSDSGFFEQEMKKSPRLSLRERLRHFTWAWYTLTMSTGGLALLIASQPYTFNGMKGIGMVVYILNLLLFALVCSLMVLRFVLHGGFLDSLRHPREGLFFPTFWLSIATIITGLHRYFGSDDLESYLIALEVLFWVYCSCTLATAVIQYSFLFAAHSYGLQTMMPSWILPAFPIMLSGTIASVISESQPARSAIPIITAGVTFQGLGFSISFIMYAHYIGRLMQSGLPCREHRPAMFICVGPPSFTALALVGMAKGLPDEFKIIKDAHVEDARILELMAIIVGVFLWALSLWFFFIAFVAVVRCRPTAFHLSWWAMVFPNTGFTLATITLGRALGSPGVLGVGSAMSVGVVCMWVFVFVYHIRAVIRQDIMYPGKDEDVLD
- a CDS encoding RNA 3'-terminal phosphate cyclase-like protein, producing MATTSQPPLRFTGHKNFVNRLVFSTLTGRAVHISQIRPSSPTNPGLAPHEISFLRLLEAVTNGSQIEISYTGTIVVYKPGLITGGIAGNGVTTGGVIRHELPAGCTRGVSYFLIPLCLLAPFSKAPIKVLFTGPGVITSATPTGDMSVDSVRTAILPLYNQFGIFNNIELRVLRRSNPGPNGRGGGGEVQLVFGHQVRLPKTLHLMNPGRVKKVRGVAYSVGVSASNNARMIDVARGILNPLVPDTYIFSDVSSAPLVPDRNNPSAKKKIGLGFGLSLVAESSTGCLYSADVASPPAGGQAPEDIGKQCAYQLLETISKGGCVAPAAASTMLGLMTMGSEDVGRLQFGREVIADESIIQLARDLAKFGAPGWGLRDATGENEQGDVIVSVVGRGIGNVGRKVA